One part of the Solanum dulcamara chromosome 3, daSolDulc1.2, whole genome shotgun sequence genome encodes these proteins:
- the LOC129881778 gene encoding CASP-like protein 1E1, with amino-acid sequence MKSLETSNGASGTEEMVKCRRYEMILRMMGLVFTLVAAVVAGTNKDTESVAIFLVDGLPPLHLTLTAKWNYMSSTVYFVAVNAVACAYATISMVFPALITGGNRGRKWKDSIVLVVALDLTMVAVLFSANGASAAIGVIALNGNSHTQWHKVCYAFKRYCIQGGAAILISMFGSFFFICLVLLFTFNLHKTTLNY; translated from the exons ATGAAGTCATTGGAGACAAGCAATGGGGCAAGTGGTACTGAAGAAATGGTTAAGTGTAGAAGATATGAAATGATTTTGAGAATGATGGGGCTAGTTTTTACTTTAGTAGCTGCTGTTGTGGCTGGTACTAATAAGGATACTGAATCAGTTGCAATATTTCTTGTAGATGGATTGCCTCCTTTGCACCTAACTCTAACTGCCAAATGGAATTATATGTCTTCCACTGT GTATTTTGTGGCAGTGAATGCGGTAGCATGTGCATATGCAACGATATCTATGGTGTTTCCAGCCCTAATAACGGGCGGAAACAGAGGAAGAAAGTGGAAAGACTCTATTGTCCTTGTTGTTGCTCTAGACTTGACTATGGTGGCAGTACTTTTTTCAGCCAACGGGGCGTCGGCTGCAATTGGAGTCATTGCTCTGAATGGAAACTCTCACACTCAATGGCACAAAGTTTGTTATGCTTTCAAGAGATATTGCATACAAGGGGGAGCTGCTATTCTGATTTCTATGTTTGGTTCATTCTTCTTTATTTGCCTTGTGTTGCTCTTCACTTTTAATCTTCACAAAACTACTTTAAATTATTAA